The sequence TGGACAAAGGCGAGAGATTAATTACCAATTTTATAATGCTTTCCTCTGTAATACCAACATCTTGCTTCTAAAGAGAATGTGTATATGTatactcaattttttttcaggtggctaacattttatatttggaATCTCCTGCTGGTTCTGGATATTCTTATGCCAAAACTCGGCGTGCTGCTGAGACGAGCGACACCAAACAACTATTAGAgataaatgtcccacatcggatattggaagggattcttagcaatatataagatggatgagtcactccacttagcaccaattggttttaggttggaagcccatctagcttaacatggtatcagagcccgatcCACGCAGTCCAATCCGATCCATTATCGATCCAGCCCAAAGTTGGCCCATCGATCTTTGCCCGAACATTCCGAGATTGACGctcaaagagccatcatctcgaggaggcgtattagggataaatgtcccacatcggatattggaagggattcttagcaatatataagatggatgagtcactccacttagcaccaattggttttagatTGGAagtccatctagcttaacaaCAACTTCACCAAATCGACCAGTTCCCTAGGAGTGTTGAGTGTTCTCTCTTTATTATAGCCTAGCTTTCTTGATGATTTTGGCtttattttctaaaactttTCACTATGTTCTTGCTTGTAGTGGTTTGTGGATCACCCTGAGTTCATATCAAATCCATTTTATGTTGGTGGAGATTCATACTACGGGAAGATTGTTCCAGGAGTTGTGCAACAGATTTTACTTGGTATTTTCAACTTACCACCCACCTATGCCTCTcttgtattttcttatattttatatcaaatattttgatCACATTTTACAATATGAAAACAGGAAATGAGAAAGGTCTCACACCACTGATAAATATTCAGGTAACAAAACTATATtccctctttttttctttaactgaatatatatatattcggttgagatttatttatataaactgAGCAGGGATATGTTCTTGGAAACCCTACGGTAAGTGCAAACTTTGAATCAAATCATAGAGTTTCATTTGCGCATCGGATGGGACTGATTTCAGATGAGCTCCACGAGGTATatgattttttcttcttcatcatcatcgatCATGTGATTCTTGAGACATTTGGTTACAATCTTGTTTACATCACTACTATATGCAGTCACTTGAAAGAAATTGTGGAGGCAAATTCTTTAACGTAGACCCAAGTAATGCAAAATGCTCAAATGGTCTTCAAGCTTATGATCAGGTAAGGATTATAGTAAAAAACACCATACGAAGTATCTGCATGCATTTTTCACAAACTAacttgtctctttttttttgtttgagttcTTAGTGTATCTCAGAGATATACATAGAGCAGATTTTGTTACCAAACTGCAAAGTAGATTATGTCTTACCAGACATATCACTACCTAACATCAGAACCAGTAGAAGAAGAGAACTCAAGGAGTTTTCAGGAAATGATTCATCATCATTGCCTCCTCCTAGATGCTTCGTAAgaatctccttttttttttggttattttgtatatttataggTTAATGATAACACTTTCGTATTCTCAGACTTATAGTTATTTTCTGTCTGCCTTTTGGGCAAACGATGAAAATGTACGAAGCGCTTTAGGCGTGAAGAAGGTACCTATGTGAAACTTTGTTTCTTGTTCTAAATTGAAAACTTAACACAACCTGACCAAttaaatgtttaaatattatgCAGGGGTTTGGAAAATGGAGTAGATGCAACACCCTAAACATACCATATACATATGATATTCACGATGCCATTCCATATCACGTTAACAATAGCCGTAAAGGCTTCCGCTCTCTCATCTACAGGCAAGATTATTGTTTGTTGATGcgccatcttcttcttttttttgagtAACAAAAGCATTCATGATTAAGTCACAAACTAAATATTTGCAAAATTTTAAACAGTGGCGATCATGATATGATGGTACCTTTCTCTTCAACTGAAGCATGGATCAAATCTCTCAACTATTCCATTGTTGATGACTGGAGACCTTGGATGATGACTAGCAATCAAGTTGCTGGGTAAAGTGAAAACAAAGTCATGTTTCACTCCTTTATCATCAACTTTCATATCTCCTTCCTGAATGATCTTTAAACACACTCAGATTGTTTCCTGTGTTTTGTAGATATACAAGGAGCTATGCAAATAAGATGACATTTGCAACCATCAAGGCAAGAAGTTCTAAaccctttctttctttctttctttctttctttcttctctagTGTTTCTACTGGTAGAATTACAAATGATATAGAGAGTGTTTGATATATGTAGGGAGGAGGACACACTGCTGAGTATAATCAAGACCAATGTTCACTTATGTTCAAAAGATGGATTGATGCTGAATCTCTCTGAAGATTCTCactcacttctctctctctcaaaagttttatgagtttttattgtttttcgTTTATGGTTATTaagtaaaaatttaataataataatgaccTTTTATTATCATCAACTAGATCATGACCCGCCCGACCGGGCgggtgtttatttttgtttcaaatttgttttgtttatattcaTGATTTATTTGTATTAGGTAGTCTGTATTACATTTAATAGTAAATGTATCCGTGttagtaataaaattttatcaacatatttaatatgaaatagagaatatgaaaaataaaaatgatgataatgatgcattaacataagaaatataaaaaacaattttgccaatttaaaatataatgaaataaataattatgagttagtatgatatatgaaaaggaaaattaaggtataatttttttattgagatatatttattctaaggcTATGGAAatataacatattaaaatttttattaagagtagtctaagaaaaaataaatttatgatcAACCATAGTTACAATTTAATTAAAGGCTTAAGTTTGGGTTAAATAGATAACTAATTGTGTCCATTTGATTTAAAAAAGcctgaaaattttaaaagccCACCtgtaacagtttttttttccgggaaacgtaaaaaaaattgttgggaACTTCCAGAGAAACAAACTGTCGGTgttctctattctctctctatcttcttcGATCTCTCTATCTTCCTCaatagaaacaaaaacaaattcaaagatTGTGTACCAGAGAAATATAAccagagaaacaaaaacaaatccgATCATGACCCTCAAAGTAATTCTTATAAAGAAAGATGATCGAGACAGCAGAAGAATATAGGTAATCGTTTGATAGAAATCAATTATCTTTGTTATGTTAGATATTCTTGTTACCAATAATTGATAACTTTTAATTATAATCAATGTTGATTGATGCGCAAGGTTAGGGAAGAATGATTCTGGTAACTAATTATATGCAATATATTTTGATGGTAACATGAATATAGTATTGATATCTTTTTGGTTAAATCAGAATCgctttccaaaaatataaaatattttttgttaccaAGAATATAGCTAATCGTTTGATAGAAATCAATTATCTTTATTATGTTAGATATTCTTGTTACCAATAATTgataacttttaattatttaatgttaaaaataaatgttgatTGATGCGCAAGGTTATGGGAGGAATGATTCTGGTAACTAATTATATGCAATATATTTCGATGGTAACATGAATatagtattgatatatttttggttaaatCAGAATCgctttccattttttttggtaactaattatatgcaatatatttcaattatgtttttaaattttgaatttgatgtttttttttcatgttctACTGCTTCCTTTTTTGGATGTTAAGGAAAGAAGAACTGATTTGGAAAAAAAACTACACCATCTAATATTAAcgtaaacacaaaaaaaaattatacgaTATATTATTATAGTTTACGGTACCAGTAACATGATGTTAATGTTAATTAGTGTTTTGGAGGAATGTTAGATGCTATATAATTATACGATACGAAAGAATAATTGAATTGATGATTTAATTTGAAGTCATCCGATTTATAACCTAACATTTCATCATGTTCAAGACTTTAAGTCATTGTTTCCGTTTTTGTAGTGTATAGTATAGCATTAAATAATCGATAAAGACAAGCTAATTTTAAGGAAAGAGTAATAATAGTTTCAGTGGCATTTGAAAGTAATTAATATTGAAAACTCAggattaatttaattttgtactCCTGTTTTAATAGATCAGATggtgaaaaaacaaaatctctTTTAAAAGAACTAAAATCAAGAATTGACTCGAGTCTGATAATTATTCTGTTAATGTACCCTGATATCACCACATTTAAAGGTCAGTAACACAAAATCCATATAAGGCCTATAGATTAAGTCCCGGTTTAGCTCGTACCGGGAAATGCTTCTCAACATCATCAACATCATTGACAAGATGAGCTTTTGGATCATCCAACGAGATAGCAACAATCTTCCAGTCTAGCTCTCCTTCATCAATCATAGCTAAAGCAGCCAAAggcttaatttttaaaacttccCCTATCTTCCTTTGAGCTTCACCAATCTCAACAACATCAACTACAAATCCAAAAACCATGAACAAAGATCTAGCTAGTGGGCATTCCACCGTCACCAAGAGGCATCCCTCAGATAGAAGTAACATTCGACATCGATGCGAACGGCATTGTCACTGTCTCTGCCAAGGACAAGACGACAGGTAAGGAGCAACAGATCACAATCCGATCATCTGGTGGACTCTCAGAGGATGATATTCAGAAGATGGTGAGAGACGCTCAGAAAGACAAGGAAAGAAAGGACTTGAAACTAGGGTCTTCTTTTAATTATTGAATCTAGGCATGGAACGTGTTTGTTTTTTGTTATCTGCTCTTGAAACGTTCTTGTTCGCAGCTCGCTGGTAATGCTCAACCTTCATGGAGTAGTTCACACACTGCTCAAAACTATGcgagtttcttcaaagctttCGGGTATGTATCTAATAAGATCAACTTATTTCTTAAGTATGAACTCTCAGAACTTAGGAGAAAAGATTGTTTGTATTCACTGAACAAAGTATTACAGAGACGTTAAAGGACTCTCTCTCCCTACTACAACTTTGATCAATCCAATGATGACATAACCAACTACTCTCTCCTCTCTTTTATAGACTCCTAGGATCTCGTGAATGCCCACAAGCGTTCTGCGTTTCCTCAAACGTTTGCGAGTCACGTCAGCACATCCTCGACAGGCCATGTGCTGCAGATCTTCTTGATAACGACCTTTATTCCTTTATTCTTACTCGACTCTACTCGCTAGCCAGCTGTCCTTCTCATCATTTCTCAGATGTTTGTCCTCTTCTCCTATAGTGAAACAGGATCGGCGGTCGTTCTGCTTCGTACGTATCAATACCCGGCCCTTCGAAATTGATCTTGTCCTCAAGGTCAAACTGTGGGAACTGATCTTTCATCACACTAACTTCTTCCCATGTGCAGTCATGAGCCGGCAACCCTTCCCATTGAACTAGCACCTCCTCCTGCTGAGTTTTCTCATTCCTTCTTTTCTTTAATACTGCTGCAGGCTCAGTTTCCAGCACCCCTTCCGACGATAGTTGTGGTGGTATAGCCACAGTCTCCACCAACTCTCCGACCATCTTCTTGAGCTGTGAGACATGGAACGTTGGATGTATTTTGGTACCTTCGGGCAGTTTTAACTTGTAAGCGACACGCCCTACTTTTGCCAACACCTCGAATGGTCCATAGAACCTAGCAGACAGCTTCTCGTTAATGCGTTTGGCTAGAGTGCGCTGTCTGTAAGGACGGATCTTCACCAACACCATATCTCCCACTGTGAATTCAACCTCACGCCTTTTGATGTCTGCCTTTTCCTTCATCAACTGCTGAGAGCGATGGAGTTGCTCCTTAATGCTATCCAACATCCTATCTCGCTCTTTCAACTGTTCTTCCAACTCTGCATTCACCGTAGACCCGTTCTCATACCTTAACAACGTCGGAGGTACTCTTCCATACAGAGCTTGGAACGGCGACATCTGAATCGAAGTGTGATAGGAGGTGTTGTAACTCAGCTCAGCCCACTCCAGAAACTTAGCCCACGTTCTTGGCTTATCCCCTGCGTAACACCTCAGATACGTCTCCATACTTCTGTTGGTTACCTCAGTCTGCCCATCGGTTTGTGGGTGATAAGCGGTACTGAAGCACAGCTTTGACCCTGACAGCTTAAATAACTCCTTCCAGAACGAACTTGTGAAGACCTTGTCTCTATCCGATACTATTGTGCGAGGGAACCCGTGTAGTTTGATGATCCCATGCACAAAGAGTTGAGCGATTTCTGGCGCCGTGAAGGGGTGTTTGATCTTGATGAAATGTGCGTATTTCGTGAAACGATCAACCACCACTAACACTGCGTTGAAACCATCCGATTTTGGAAGTCCTTCCACAAAATCCATCGAGATATCCTCCCACACCTGACCTGGAATCGGCAGCGGTTGAAGCAACCCTCCTGGAGCCAGTGTGGAGTATTTCTGTCTCTGGCAAGTCTGACACGCCGCCACATACCTCCTTATATCCGTCATCATCCCCCTCCAGTAGAACAACTCTCCAATCCTCTTCTGAGTCTTTAACATTCCTCCGTGCCCTGCCATCTTACTGTCATGGTGTTCTTTAAGGATCACCCCCACCAATGGTGAGTCTCTAGGTAGCACTAGTTTCCCCTGCCTCAGTAAACGCCCTTGTACCCAAGAGTAGTCAGGGTGTTTAGAAGGGTCCTCTCTGAGCTCCGTTATTAACTTCTGCAACTCCACATCTTTGTCAACCTCACTGCCAATTTCTTCCAATTGTAAAGCAGTTGACACTGATACCGCATACAACTCCGAGACCTCCGTCTTGCGTGATAAGGCGTCCGCTGCCTTGTTCTCCAGCCCTGGCTTGTAAATTATATCAAACTCGAACCCCAACAGTTTGGTGAGCCAGCGCTGATACTCCATGTTGATCTCTCGCTGCTCCAGCAGGAACTTGAGGCTCTTCTGATCCGTCTTTACTACAAACCTTCGCCCCAATAGGTAGTGTCTCCATTTCTGCACAGCGAACACTATCGCCATGAGCTCCCTCTCATAGACTGATTTGAGCTTCTGGCGAGCAGTCAACGCTTGACTGAAATATGCTATAGGCCGCTGTTGCTGCATCAATACCGCTCCCAACCCTACACCAGACGCGTCTGATTCTACCACAAACAGCTCCTCGAAATTTGGCATCGCCAAGACCGGGACTGGTCATGGCTTCCTTCAACCCCCTGAATGCCTCTGTTGCTTCCTGGTTCCAAAAAAACTGATCCTTCTGTAACAGAGAGGTCAAAGGTCGTGCTATACTCCCATAGCCTAGCACGAATTTCCTGTAGTAGCCGGTGAGACCAAGGAACCCTCTCAACTCTTTCACTACTCTTGGTACTGGCCAGTTAACCATCGCTCGTATCTTTTCTGGATCCGCCGCCACCCCTTGTGCTGAGATCACATAACCCAAATACTCTACCTTCTCACAACCAAAGTGACATTTCTTCCTGTTTGCGTAGAGACGGTTCTTCTCCAGCAGCCCCAATACAATCTCCAAGTGCCTCTCATGCGCCTCCTTTGTCTTGCTGTAGACCAGGATGTCGTCAAAAAAGACCAGGACAAACCGGCGCAAATGAGGTCTGAATACATCATTCATAAGAGACTGGAACGTTGCTGGAGCGTTGGAGAGCCCAAATGGCATGACGAGGAACTCGTAATGTCCGTCGTGCGTGCGGAAAGCTGTTTTTGGAACATCCTCAGACTTTACCAGAATTTGATGGTAGCCTGAGCGGAGGTCGAGCTTCGAGAACACCACGGCGCCATGGAGCTCATCCAAGAGTTGATCGATCATTGGTATTGGGTACTTGTCTGCTATGGTGACTCGATTGAGAGCTCGATAGTCTACGCAAAACCTCCAACTTccgtctttcttcttcaccaatAACACCGGACTTGAGAATGGGCTATTGCTTTCCTTTATAATCCCTGCTGCCAGCATCAGACCGATCTGCTTCTCAATCTCCGTCTTCTGTGCTTGAGGATAACGGAATGGTCTGACACTAACGGGACTGGCTCCTGCCTCCAGCAATATAGCGTGCTCCTTCCCTCTTGATGGTGGCAGTCCTGTGGGTTCTTGAAACACCCCAGCGTACTGTCCCAACACGGCCTGCCACTCCTGATCGACGGTCACGGGAAATCCCGTTTCCCCAGCCTGCAATCCTCCAAACTCCACTACAATACCCTCTCCTTCTTCCTCCAACGTTTTCCAAATCGACTTCAAAGACACTCCTGCTGAATGAAGGCTGGGATCTCCCTGTATCAGAACCCACTCCCCAGACAACCTGATTTTCATCCTCTGCAGTTTCCAGTTAACTCGCATTTCACCCAGTGTGTCGAGCCACTGTACTCCCAAAATCACGTCTGCTATACCCAGCTCCAGAGGCAGAAAACTCGTGTGAATGGTACAGTCTTGCAACTTCAACTCTACTCCTGTAATCACCCCTCTCCCTTGCACTTTAACTCCACCAGCCACCATTACCCCGTAGCGTGTTGTGTTCTTCGTTATGAGTCCCATTCGACTAGCCATCTTCTCCGAAATGAAATTGTGAGAGGCGCCGCTGTCGATAAGGACAGTCACCTCCTCTCCTCCCAACTCCCCTTTTAACTTCATCGTGCGAGATGAGGTCAGACCAACAACAGAGCTAATTGAGACCTCTGCCACCACTGCCTCGACTTCGTTCTCCTCCTCATCTAGCAGCTCACACGGCTCTTCGTCGAACACCTCTTCCTTCCCATCGTCGTGCATAATCAACACCGTGAGTTCCGGCTTGGGACACTTGTGGTTCCGGAAGAACTTCTCGTCGCAGCGAAAACAGAGACCGGCCGACCTCCGTTGCTCGATCTCTGCCGGCGTCAGACGGCGAAACGGAGCCTTTACCCTATTGTGATAGGTCGTAGTCTTTCCCGCAACCCCTTTGTCCTTCTGCGGTGACAGGCTTGACGTGTAGTTGGGCTTGGACTTTTGTTGATTAGGCCCATTAAAGCTCAACTTATTAGTCGTCTCGTCACTGCGGTTATTGGGTTTCGGGTTACGGCCTGCTAAACTGGGGTAGGGTTTCGAATCGTCTTCCCCGTTGTCTCCCTCCCATTCTTCCACCTTCCGAGCTAAACTCATCATCTTTTGCAACGTTTTTGGCTCGAACATTCTCACTCCCGCTCGAATGCGTGGTTTTAACCCATTCATGAACGCCATTTCCAACACCGCGTCCGTCAGCTCCGGTGCGTTTGTCGCCAGCGATATAAACTCCCGACAGTAGTCTTTGACAGACCCTTCCTGTCGGAGGCGGAGGAGCCTCTCGCCGGCTGACGTATCTCTCGCCGTCGAGTATTGCTCCAACACCCTCTCCTTCAGCTGACTCCAACTCCGGAATGGGTCTCTATCACGCTCCCAACGATACCACAAAAGTGCGTCTTCAACGAAACACATCTTCACCGCTTTCAGCTTCTGTTCCTCTGTGAACTCACTGATCTCAAAATACTGATCCGCCCTCAGCACCCAGCTATCTGCTTGTTCGCCATCGAACAAGGGTAGCTCAAGCCAGCGGGCCAATCTTTTGTTCCGATAGTCTTCCTCCATCTGACTGGATCCCTGAGAAAACGCTCCCTTCCTCTCTGATCCTTCTTCCTCCACCGAAATCGGTGTCTGATCCAGGACCTGGCCGGCTTTAGTCGTTACCGGTGAAGATCCTTCTCCGACTGATGTTTCTTCTTCCTGATGAGCTTTTCCTTTGGCGGCTTCGAGCGAACGAGCCTTCTCTCTCGCCTGCTCGTTCTTCTCCTGCTCCAACCGGCCAAAGAAAGCGCTCATCTGCTGTTGCATCACCGCCAAGGTCTGCTCCATCGCATCGACCTTGGTCATGCTCTGCTCCAGAAGTGAGATGCGACCCATCTGCTGCTGCATCTGGTCCGCGGTTGATTCTGCCTCGTTTCTCTTTGGTGCCATCGTTTCCCTTAGATCTACGAGCTCTGATACCAAGTTAATAAGATCAACTTATTTCTTAAGTATGAACTCTCAGAACTTAGGAGAAAAGATTGTTTGTATTCACTGAACAAAGTATTACAGAGACGTTAAAGGACTCTCTCTCCCTACTACAACTTTGATCAATCCAATGATGACATAACCAACTACTCTCTCCTCTCTTTTATAGACTCCTAGGATCTCGTGAATGCCCACAAGCGTTCTGCGTTTCCTCAAACGTTTGCGAGTCACGTCAGCACATCCTCGACAGGCCATGTGCTGCAGATCTTCTTGATAACGACCTTTATTCCTTTATTCTTACTCGACTCTACTCGCTAGCCAGCTGTCCTTCTCATCATTTCTCAGATGTTTGTCCTCTTCTCCTATAGTGAAACAGGATCGGCGGTCGTTCTGCTTCGTACGTATCAGTATCCTTTCTTCCATGGGATGCAAAAACGTATAGTCACACTTTGTAGTTGTGCTTTTGACTATGTGTATCTGTTTCCTTATAGATCGTGACCTGGTGTGAATGACATTGTTGGACCCGGTTTGAGAACTACCAACACAAGCAATGCtcttagagagagaaaagagtAATAAAAGAGAGGAGAAAAGTTTTGTCAAACTCTCATTGTCTTTGAGAAAGTAAGatctaactcttttttttttttttttgggatgtTAGGCTTTTGAaggctatgttttttttttgctttcttttctttgttcttagaTCATGTCGAAGGTGTTGAAGTGTTGGACGTAATAAATGTTATTACTCAGCTGCTACGTTTAACTCTTCTCTTACAAGTGTGCTTCATGAGATTTATGTAAAAATCCGCAATCTTATCCATTTTCTTCTGATTAATCTGCAACGTGCAATTAGTTTGATCAAATAATATTAGAGATGGGGTAAAAGGAGAAACAGAGTTGCTTATGTTGACTTGGAGGAAGATTTATCAAACACTCTGAGCTGCTGAGAGGGTTTgcttttataaatataagtaGAATGATTGTGTTTGTCTTCTTATAATCACAGAGTATTGTACAAGAGATTAAGGTTTGAACGTTGTAAAATGACGGTTATGCTCGTGAGAGAATCGTCCCTTGCGATAAGGACGAATTGTAATTTGGTTGTTATCAGGTTGTTGAAA comes from Brassica rapa cultivar Chiifu-401-42 chromosome A02, CAAS_Brap_v3.01, whole genome shotgun sequence and encodes:
- the LOC103850370 gene encoding serine carboxypeptidase-like 19; translated protein: MRNIYFLVLFLLSILISIHASLHVKYLPGLEGPLPFELETGYVSVGESGDVELFYYFVKSERNPDKDPLMIWLTGGPGCSSICALLFGNGPLAFKGDVYNGTVPPLELTSYSWTKVANILYLESPAGSGYSYAKTRRAAETSDTKQLHQIDQFPRSWFVDHPEFISNPFYVGGDSYYGKIVPGVVQQILLGNEKGLTPLINIQGYVLGNPTVSANFESNHRVSFAHRMGLISDELHESLERNCGGKFFNVDPSNAKCSNGLQAYDQCISEIYIEQILLPNCKVDYVLPDISLPNIRTSRRRELKEFSGNDSSSLPPPRCFTYSYFLSAFWANDENVRSALGVKKGFGKWSRCNTLNIPYTYDIHDAIPYHVNNSRKGFRSLIYSGDHDMMVPFSSTEAWIKSLNYSIVDDWRPWMMTSNQVAGYTRSYANKMTFATIKGGGHTAEYNQDQCSLMFKRWIDAESL
- the LOC117131702 gene encoding uncharacterized protein LOC117131702; translation: MAPKRNEAESTADQMQQQMGRISLLEQSMTKVDAMEQTLAVMQQQMSAFFGRLEQEKNEQAREKARSLEAAKGKAHQEEETSVGEGSSPVTTKAGQVLDQTPISVEEEGSERKGAFSQGSSQMEEDYRNKRLARWLELPLFDGEQADSWVLRADQYFEISEFTEEQKLKAVKMCFVEDALLWYRWERDRDPFRSWSQLKERVLEQYSTARDTSAGERLLRLRQEGSVKDYCREFISLATNAPELTDAVLEMAFMNGLKPRIRAGVRMFEPKTLQKMMSLARKVEEWEGDNGEDDSKPYPSLAGRNPKPNNRSDETTNKLSFNGPNQQKSKPNYTSSLSPQKDKGVAGKTTTYHNRVKAPFRRLTPAEIEQRRSAGLCFRCDEKFFRNHKCPKPELTVLIMHDDGKEEVFDEEPCELLDEEENEVEAVVAEVSISSVVGLTSSRTMKLKGELGGEEVTVLIDSGASHNFISEKMASRMGLITKNTTRYGVMVAGGVKVQGRGVITGVELKLQDCTIHTSFLPLELGIADVILGVQWLDTLGEMRVNWKLQRMKIRLSGEWVLIQGDPSLHSAGVSLKSIWKTLEEEGEGIVVEFGGLQAGETGFPVTVDQEWQAVLGQYAGVFQEPTGLPPSRGKEHAILLEAGASPVSVRPFRYPQAQKTEIEKQIGLMLAAGIIKESNSPFSSPVLLVKKKDGSWRFCVDYRALNRVTIADKYPIPMIDQLLDELHGAVVFSKLDLRSGYHQILVKSEDVPKTAFRTHDGHYEFLVMPFGLSNAPATFQSLMNDVFRPHLRRFVLVFFDDILVYSKTKEAHERHLEIVLGLLEKNRLYANRKKCHFGCEKVEYLGYVISAQGVAADPEKIRAMVNWPVPRVVKELRGFLGLTGYYRKFVLGYGSIARPLTSLLQKDQFFWNQEATEAFRGLKEAMTSPGLGDAKFRGAVCGRIRRVWCRVGSGIDAATAAYSIFQSSVDCSPEAQISL